One genomic segment of Bradyrhizobium prioriisuperbiae includes these proteins:
- a CDS encoding exodeoxyribonuclease III produces MRLTLSTWNINSVRFRIDLVAKFIKAVRPDVLCLQETKCPDDAFPLKRFKRLGYEHVVLNGQKGHHGVAIVSRIPFESHDIRTFCGKVDSRHISVSFGSSAGMSAPLVLHNFYVPAGGDIPDPKLNPKFEHKLSFLDEMRDCAPLHPAEGDRHILVGDLNVAPYEHDVWSHKQLLNVVSHTPIECEKLLAVQSAGAWIDIARQRIPMSEKIYTWWSYRAADWVASDRGRRLDHIWVSQALGDRVTDFSITRAARGWEGPSDHVPVTAVMEL; encoded by the coding sequence ATGCGCCTGACGCTCTCCACCTGGAACATCAATTCGGTGCGCTTCCGCATCGACCTCGTCGCCAAATTCATCAAGGCGGTGCGGCCCGATGTGTTGTGCCTGCAGGAAACCAAGTGCCCCGACGATGCGTTTCCGCTGAAGCGCTTCAAGCGGCTGGGTTACGAGCACGTCGTCCTCAACGGCCAGAAGGGTCACCACGGCGTCGCCATCGTGTCGCGCATTCCCTTCGAGTCGCACGACATCCGCACCTTTTGCGGCAAAGTGGATTCACGGCACATCTCGGTGTCGTTCGGATCAAGCGCCGGCATGAGTGCGCCGCTGGTGCTGCATAATTTCTATGTCCCGGCCGGTGGCGACATCCCGGATCCGAAGCTCAACCCGAAGTTCGAGCACAAGCTATCGTTCCTGGACGAGATGAGGGACTGCGCGCCGCTGCATCCCGCTGAAGGCGACCGGCATATCCTGGTCGGCGATCTCAATGTCGCGCCATACGAGCACGACGTCTGGTCGCACAAGCAACTGCTCAATGTGGTGTCGCACACCCCGATCGAATGCGAGAAACTCCTTGCGGTGCAGAGCGCCGGCGCATGGATCGACATCGCGCGGCAACGCATTCCGATGTCCGAGAAGATCTACACCTGGTGGAGTTACCGCGCCGCCGACTGGGTGGCCTCGGATCGCGGCCGCCGGCTCGACCACATCTGGGTGTCGCAGGCGCTGGGCGACCGTGTCACGGATTTCAGCATCACCCGCGCCGCCCGCGGCTGGGAAGGTCCGTCGGATCATGTGCCGGTGACGGCGGTGATGGAGCTTTGA
- a CDS encoding response regulator transcription factor, with protein MANARKILIVDDDTDLRDALVEQLSLHEEFEASAVDTGAKGAQAAKANTPDLVLMDVGLPDTDGREVVRSLRKGGFKSPIIMLTGHDTDSDTILGLESGANDYVVKPFRFAVLLARIRAQLRQHEASEDAVFSVGPYSFRPGSKMLTGANAKKVRLTEKETAILRFLYRAGQQPVSRETLLQEVWGYNSGVTTHTLETHIYRLRQKIEKDAANPEILVTESGGYKLVP; from the coding sequence ATGGCGAATGCCCGCAAGATCCTGATCGTTGATGACGATACCGATCTCCGCGATGCGCTGGTCGAACAACTGTCGCTGCACGAGGAGTTCGAAGCGTCCGCGGTCGATACCGGCGCCAAGGGTGCCCAGGCCGCCAAGGCCAACACCCCCGATCTGGTTCTGATGGATGTCGGCCTGCCCGATACCGACGGCCGCGAAGTGGTTCGCAGCCTGCGCAAGGGCGGCTTCAAGTCGCCGATCATCATGTTGACCGGCCACGATACGGATTCGGACACCATTCTCGGCCTGGAATCCGGCGCCAATGACTATGTGGTCAAACCATTCCGGTTCGCGGTGCTGCTGGCGCGGATTCGCGCCCAGCTGCGCCAGCACGAGGCGAGCGAGGACGCGGTGTTCTCCGTGGGTCCGTACAGCTTCCGCCCCGGCTCCAAGATGCTGACCGGCGCCAACGCCAAGAAGGTCCGGCTGACCGAAAAGGAAACCGCCATCCTGCGCTTCCTGTATCGGGCCGGCCAGCAGCCGGTCTCGCGCGAGACCTTGTTGCAAGAGGTCTGGGGCTACAACTCGGGCGTGACCACCCACACCCTGGAAACCCACATCTACCGGTTGCGCCAGAAGATCGAGAAGGACGCGGCCAACCCCGAGATCCTGGTCACGGAATCGGGCGGCTACAAGCTGGTGCCGTGA
- a CDS encoding cyclic nucleotide-binding domain-containing protein, with the protein MTIEDDVALLERVPTLRLLGREALRNLAFGSEQRDVPRGEALFRAGDTADSGFIVQSGSFRVSADDGSKHEVIAGPGSLIGELALLVPMQRPSTAVALEFSSTIRISRSLFGRVLEGHPDAARRLRDELAGRTSQAASDIVLVGAKLS; encoded by the coding sequence ATGACGATTGAAGACGATGTTGCCCTGCTTGAACGCGTGCCTACGCTCCGGCTGTTGGGACGCGAAGCGCTGCGCAATCTCGCCTTTGGCTCCGAGCAGCGCGATGTCCCCCGTGGCGAGGCCCTGTTCCGGGCCGGCGATACCGCCGACTCCGGCTTCATCGTGCAGAGCGGTTCGTTTCGTGTCAGCGCCGACGACGGCAGCAAGCATGAGGTGATCGCCGGACCCGGCTCGCTGATCGGCGAGCTCGCGCTTTTGGTTCCCATGCAGCGCCCCTCGACCGCGGTCGCGCTGGAGTTCTCCTCCACCATCCGCATCTCGCGCAGCCTGTTCGGCCGTGTGCTGGAAGGCCACCCCGACGCCGCCCGCCGCCTGCGCGACGAACTCGCCGGGCGCACCAGCCAGGCGGCCAGCGACATTGTGCTGGTCGGGGCCAAGCTGAGTTGA